One window from the genome of bacterium encodes:
- a CDS encoding nucleotidyltransferase domain-containing protein, whose amino-acid sequence MSEKELSQFGLSERTTKILLEFFNKFPQVELVKIYGSRAKGNYKKESDIDFAIFGKDIDFRLQSKIAGEIEELPTPYKFDITHYESLKHLPLKEHIDRVGKIFYTKKTL is encoded by the coding sequence ATGAGTGAAAAAGAATTAAGTCAGTTCGGTCTTTCTGAAAGAACAACAAAAATTTTGCTGGAATTTTTTAATAAATTTCCACAGGTTGAGCTTGTAAAAATTTACGGTTCACGGGCAAAAGGAAATTATAAAAAAGAATCTGATATTGACTTTGCTATTTTTGGAAAAGATATAGATTTCAGATTGCAGTCAAAAATTGCAGGTGAAATAGAAGAACTGCCTACTCCGTATAAATTTGACATAACTCATTATGAATCGCTCAAACATTTACCCTTAAAAGAACATATAGACAGGGTCGGAAAAATCTTTTATACGAAAAAAACGCTTTAA
- a CDS encoding nucleotidyltransferase substrate binding protein — MIDIRWKQRFENFEKAYNLLKEGLDLKIENLSNLEKEGVIQRFEYTFELGWKTLKDYLEYQGIKASMTRDTIKEAFAAKIIDNGQAWIDMLEDRNLTSHTYDETKTNEILEKINNFYFKELKQVYNYLKGHLDE, encoded by the coding sequence ATGATAGATATAAGATGGAAGCAAAGATTTGAAAATTTTGAAAAAGCATATAATCTTTTAAAAGAAGGACTGGATTTAAAAATTGAAAATCTTTCCAATCTTGAAAAAGAAGGTGTAATTCAAAGATTCGAATATACATTTGAACTTGGCTGGAAAACTTTAAAAGATTATTTGGAATATCAGGGAATAAAAGCAAGTATGACACGTGATACCATAAAAGAAGCTTTTGCCGCAAAAATTATTGATAACGGTCAAGCGTGGATTGATATGCTCGAAGACAGAAATTTGACTTCTCATACCTATGATGAAACAAAAACTAATGAAATTTTAGAAAAGATTAATAACTTTTATTTTAAAGAACTAAAGCAAGTTTATAATTATTTAAAAGGTCACTTAGATGAGTGA
- a CDS encoding biotin--[acetyl-CoA-carboxylase] ligase gives MQQAFNLIYFPEITSTNTHALRNIPDYSDKDVLMAEIQTEGRGRFDRKWISDKPDNIYISFVLKPAIKIGEDSFLNNIPQYLSVKLCEVLETYGISPVIKWPNDVLAENKNSKEAMQAKTSAKCARFSKIAGILAQTSIRGNVFQGLVLGIGINLNFEKTDMEKIDRPATSLNLILEKKIDRDEFLNKLLNKFFENYDEFLNTGFDFIKDDYVKRAYFLDSTITVDSYKTKIKGIAKRIADDGSLVIYTDGNEIIVNMGEILEF, from the coding sequence ATGCAACAAGCTTTTAATCTTATATATTTTCCTGAAATAACTTCCACAAATACACATGCTTTAAGAAATATTCCTGATTATTCGGATAAAGATGTTTTAATGGCGGAAATTCAAACAGAAGGCCGCGGAAGATTTGACAGAAAATGGATTTCTGACAAGCCTGATAACATCTACATTTCTTTTGTCTTAAAACCTGCAATTAAAATCGGAGAAGATTCTTTTTTAAATAATATTCCGCAGTATTTGTCAGTTAAATTATGCGAAGTTTTGGAAACTTACGGAATATCACCGGTAATAAAATGGCCAAACGACGTGCTGGCAGAAAATAAAAACTCCAAAGAGGCAATGCAAGCCAAAACATCAGCAAAGTGCGCACGATTCTCTAAAATTGCGGGAATTCTTGCACAAACCTCTATACGAGGAAATGTTTTTCAGGGGCTTGTACTCGGAATAGGAATAAATTTAAATTTTGAAAAAACAGATATGGAAAAAATTGATCGACCTGCAACTTCGCTTAATTTAATTTTAGAAAAGAAAATAGACCGGGATGAATTTTTAAATAAGCTGCTTAATAAGTTTTTTGAAAATTATGATGAATTTTTGAACACAGGCTTTGATTTTATAAAAGACGATTACGTAAAAAGGGCTTATTTTCTGGATAGTACTATTACGGTTGATTCTTACAAAACCAAAATCAAAGGAATTGCCAAAAGAATTGCAGATGACGGCTCACTTGTCATTTACACTGACGGCAATGAAATAATTGTAAACATGGGAGAAATTTTGGAATTTTAG
- a CDS encoding SDR family oxidoreductase, with protein MSSAKNILITGSSDGIGAKIAERLSCSGHNIFLTGRNEKKLLKLASKIKAKGFCAGCLLEEDFPTKLFNDAHKQLGHIDVLINNAGAYFWSPVEKTEKDKIKKILKLNLQVPYELCTLAVPDMKKNKWGRIISIGSISGAVGEANASLYSTAKAGLIGLTKSLALELAEYGITVNVINPGWVKTNLADEVINSGDIDEQEQLEMIPQKRWIEPQEIAYLTKYLISESAQGLTGQSLNLCGGLSLG; from the coding sequence ATGTCTTCGGCTAAAAATATACTGATTACAGGAAGTTCCGATGGAATCGGTGCTAAAATTGCAGAAAGACTTTCTTGCTCTGGACATAATATTTTTTTGACGGGAAGAAATGAAAAAAAACTCTTAAAGCTGGCTTCAAAAATTAAAGCAAAAGGTTTTTGTGCAGGTTGTCTTCTTGAAGAAGATTTTCCCACCAAACTTTTTAATGATGCCCATAAACAACTGGGACATATAGATGTTTTAATTAACAATGCCGGTGCTTATTTTTGGTCTCCTGTTGAAAAAACAGAAAAAGACAAAATCAAAAAGATTTTAAAGCTTAATTTACAAGTGCCTTATGAATTATGTACGCTGGCAGTTCCTGATATGAAAAAAAATAAATGGGGAAGAATCATAAGTATCGGCTCAATTAGCGGAGCGGTAGGAGAAGCTAACGCATCTCTTTATTCAACTGCAAAAGCAGGCTTGATAGGGCTCACAAAATCACTTGCACTTGAGCTTGCAGAATACGGAATTACAGTAAACGTTATAAATCCCGGATGGGTTAAAACAAATCTTGCTGATGAAGTTATTAATTCAGGTGATATTGACGAACAAGAACAATTAGAAATGATTCCCCAGAAACGATGGATTGAACCGCAAGAGATTGCTTACCTAACCAAATATTTAATTTCTGAATCAGCACAGGGACTTACGGGGCAGTCTTTGAATTTATGCGGCGGTTTGAGTTTGGGCTAG
- a CDS encoding ROK family glucokinase, translating to MTKDYNIGIDIGGTNIKIALVDTKGKIAFSESASTRAEMGYEFTIKNIINLIRDSITRSKVSIGQVGGIGVGCPGQIDSENGIVRSLPNIPGWVNVPLAKILRDEFGLPVKIDNDVRVATLGEYKFGAGKGYQNIVCITVGTGIGSGIIINGQLVRGASMSAGELGHVIVQEHNGEICGCGKTGCVEAVASGPAIVKQAELYLMTGKSAKFKELAAGSPITPEIVAEAAILGDDIALRIFEITGYWIGIALSSVVNLLNPEVIIIGGGVAQAGDILLNPIKETIKKRALKISSESLNVIPAQLGNSAGVVGASLLIQS from the coding sequence TTGACTAAAGATTATAATATTGGAATTGATATAGGCGGGACAAATATAAAAATTGCACTTGTAGACACAAAAGGCAAAATTGCTTTTTCAGAAAGCGCATCTACAAGAGCCGAAATGGGCTATGAGTTCACTATCAAAAATATTATAAATTTAATCAGGGACAGTATAACAAGATCTAAAGTTTCTATAGGACAAGTCGGGGGCATCGGAGTCGGCTGTCCGGGTCAAATAGATTCGGAAAACGGTATAGTAAGATCACTTCCAAATATTCCGGGATGGGTGAATGTTCCTTTAGCAAAGATTTTAAGGGATGAATTTGGCTTGCCTGTTAAAATAGACAACGATGTTAGAGTAGCTACTCTCGGGGAATACAAATTTGGAGCAGGAAAAGGCTACCAAAATATTGTTTGTATCACTGTAGGTACAGGTATAGGCTCAGGAATAATTATTAACGGTCAGCTTGTAAGAGGTGCAAGTATGTCAGCTGGCGAACTTGGGCATGTAATAGTTCAGGAACACAACGGTGAAATTTGCGGATGCGGAAAAACAGGCTGTGTAGAAGCTGTGGCCTCCGGTCCTGCAATAGTCAAACAGGCTGAATTGTATTTGATGACAGGAAAATCCGCAAAGTTCAAAGAACTTGCCGCAGGTTCTCCTATCACACCGGAAATAGTCGCAGAAGCCGCTATTTTAGGAGATGATATTGCATTAAGAATCTTTGAAATAACAGGATACTGGATTGGGATTGCTTTGAGCAGCGTGGTAAACCTTCTCAACCCCGAAGTGATTATAATCGGCGGCGGTGTGGCTCAGGCTGGCGATATCCTCTTAAATCCGATAAAAGAAACAATAAAGAAAAGGGCTTTAAAAATCTCGTCAGAAAGCTTAAATGTTATTCCCGCACAACTTGGAAACAGCGCAGGCGTTGTTGGAGCCAGCTTGCTTATACAGTCATAA
- a CDS encoding phosphoenolpyruvate carboxykinase (ATP) — MSTIEYLTDSEEFKSVTSAVRTTLQSAFFGNNVEKITTLGEAYKLAKNSPGTVELTGMPVYEPEKQGIPKDANVLLFNDGTVVGRCSAARVIVGEPGCDLGELLPIIREAVYGTRYKLMYHAESYVGLDKDFMIKAHLLIPEDFENVMYSWLLNFQYINELYSEMYKDSRKIKEGDIYLFSDPDWTHPDYPYGLTFFDPKNNCAAILGMRYFGEHKKGTLTLGWCAAARNGYASCHGGLKRYNMTNDKKYSVAVFGLSGSGKSTITHAKHDNKYDVTVLHDDAFIINVKEKYSIALEPAYFDKTQDYPMGCEDNKFLITVQNNGVAADENGKLFIVSEDVRNGNGRAVKSRLWSPNRVDRVDEPIDAIFWLMQDPTIPPVLKLKGSSLGSAMGATLATKRSSAERLAEGVDPNALVVEPYANPFRTYPLEMDYTRFKQLIDDGVDCYILNTGSFMGKKVQPKHTLGIIEAIVEGNADFKKWENFSDIEIMEIEDFDVSFKNEEYKQQFVARLKDRIDFISSRDTEKAGLDKLPADALQALEKVVREISITVAV; from the coding sequence ATGAGTACAATCGAGTATTTGACTGATTCAGAAGAATTTAAAAGTGTAACCTCCGCAGTAAGAACGACTTTACAATCCGCATTTTTCGGAAATAACGTTGAAAAAATCACCACACTGGGAGAAGCTTATAAATTAGCAAAAAACAGCCCCGGTACAGTAGAATTAACAGGAATGCCTGTTTATGAGCCTGAAAAACAGGGTATTCCAAAAGATGCAAATGTGCTTCTTTTTAACGACGGTACAGTTGTTGGAAGATGCTCCGCAGCAAGGGTAATAGTGGGAGAACCGGGTTGCGATCTGGGTGAATTGCTTCCTATTATCAGAGAAGCCGTTTACGGAACAAGATACAAATTAATGTATCATGCCGAATCTTATGTCGGGCTCGATAAAGATTTTATGATTAAAGCACACCTTTTAATTCCCGAAGATTTCGAAAACGTAATGTACAGCTGGCTATTAAACTTCCAGTACATCAATGAACTTTACAGCGAGATGTATAAAGACTCTCGTAAGATTAAAGAAGGGGATATATATCTATTCTCTGATCCTGACTGGACACATCCAGATTATCCATACGGATTAACATTCTTTGATCCAAAAAACAACTGTGCTGCAATTTTAGGGATGAGATATTTTGGCGAACACAAAAAAGGAACTTTAACACTTGGCTGGTGTGCGGCTGCCAGAAACGGCTATGCTTCATGTCATGGCGGCTTGAAAAGATATAATATGACTAATGACAAAAAATATTCTGTGGCGGTTTTCGGGCTTTCCGGTTCGGGAAAATCCACAATTACACACGCAAAGCACGATAATAAATACGATGTAACAGTGCTTCATGACGATGCTTTTATAATAAATGTAAAAGAAAAATATTCCATTGCACTTGAGCCTGCTTATTTTGACAAAACACAGGACTATCCTATGGGCTGCGAAGATAATAAATTTCTTATTACAGTTCAAAACAACGGTGTGGCTGCTGATGAGAACGGAAAACTTTTCATTGTAAGCGAAGATGTCAGAAATGGAAACGGACGCGCAGTCAAATCAAGATTATGGTCGCCAAACAGAGTTGACAGGGTAGATGAACCAATTGATGCGATTTTCTGGCTTATGCAGGATCCCACAATTCCTCCTGTCCTAAAACTCAAAGGATCATCGCTGGGATCGGCAATGGGTGCAACTCTTGCTACGAAAAGGTCTTCCGCGGAAAGATTGGCAGAAGGAGTTGATCCTAACGCTCTTGTAGTTGAACCTTATGCGAATCCGTTCAGGACTTATCCTCTTGAAATGGATTACACAAGATTCAAACAGCTTATTGATGACGGTGTAGATTGCTATATCCTAAATACCGGTTCATTTATGGGCAAAAAAGTACAACCTAAGCATACTCTTGGAATTATTGAAGCAATTGTTGAAGGCAACGCTGATTTCAAAAAATGGGAAAACTTCTCTGATATTGAAATTATGGAGATTGAAGACTTTGATGTAAGTTTCAAAAACGAAGAATATAAACAGCAATTTGTTGCAAGATTGAAAGACAGAATTGACTTTATAAGCTCAAGAGATACAGAAAAAGCAGGATTAGACAAGCTTCCTGCCGACGCGCTTCAGGCTCTTGAAAAAGTTGTTCGGGAAATCAGCATAACAGTCGCTGTATAA
- a CDS encoding YeiH family protein, translating to MKIKKYLNGLILVVLLTILAVYIQNIHIVKSLSLSAIIIAILLGMFIKNTFGVQESMNEGIKLCSKKVLRLAIILLGFKLSLLEVSKLGFKAAIIILVITSVTLIFTRYLGKKLNISRSLSILIGAGTSICGASAIVAVNAVTKSENEDDVAFAVGIVTIFGTVFMLLYPIGFHVFHLNTIFYSLWTGSSIHEVAQVVAAGFAASNQAGTLATVVKLTRVLLIVPVTILLSMRESKKENSYKFSLKNITIPWFVLMFLGVIIINSLNIIPQNISKGFINLDNYLMTAAMVGLGLETSLSAMQKTGLKPIYLGALASLFISIFSVIVILLIK from the coding sequence ATGAAAATAAAAAAATATCTTAATGGCTTAATTTTAGTAGTTTTGCTGACAATTTTAGCTGTTTATATTCAAAATATTCATATTGTTAAAAGCTTGAGTTTGAGTGCGATTATTATAGCAATACTTCTCGGGATGTTTATAAAAAATACTTTTGGCGTTCAAGAGAGCATGAACGAAGGAATTAAACTCTGCTCTAAAAAAGTATTAAGGCTTGCAATAATTTTACTCGGTTTTAAGCTAAGCCTTTTAGAAGTGTCTAAACTGGGATTTAAGGCGGCAATAATCATTCTTGTAATAACTTCAGTCACTTTGATTTTTACAAGGTATCTTGGAAAAAAGTTAAATATATCACGCAGTTTATCAATTCTTATCGGAGCAGGGACTTCTATCTGCGGAGCTTCGGCAATAGTTGCAGTAAACGCAGTTACAAAATCAGAAAACGAAGATGATGTCGCATTTGCCGTTGGTATAGTAACAATCTTTGGAACAGTATTTATGCTTTTATATCCGATTGGATTTCATGTTTTTCATTTGAATACAATTTTTTATTCTTTATGGACGGGAAGTTCAATTCATGAAGTAGCACAGGTAGTAGCCGCCGGCTTTGCTGCTTCAAATCAGGCAGGAACTCTGGCTACTGTGGTAAAATTGACAAGAGTATTGCTTATAGTTCCTGTTACTATTCTTTTAAGCATGAGAGAATCTAAAAAAGAAAACTCATATAAATTCAGTCTTAAAAATATAACAATTCCCTGGTTTGTTTTGATGTTTTTAGGAGTAATAATAATAAATTCTTTGAATATAATTCCGCAAAATATTTCAAAAGGCTTTATTAATTTGGATAATTATTTAATGACAGCAGCTATGGTCGGGCTTGGGCTTGAAACAAGCTTGTCAGCGATGCAAAAAACAGGTTTAAAACCAATATATTTAGGAGCTTTAGCCTCCTTATTCATATCAATTTTTAGTGTAATAGTTATTTTATTAATAAAATAA